Proteins from a genomic interval of Desulfovibrio piger:
- a CDS encoding Crp/Fnr family transcriptional regulator: protein MSYPFPHGILKQILCVIQKNIRIGYVEGDRIAYFQKYGDLPGRHHAPWGEVLHLAVRSSYPKGHKTLGSCLQGFYYIASGRVRLSYLNEDGEEYGKLILGEGCLFNETPALAGTSWYTVFFCCLDAAEIWRFDASLLEDEAFLASHPHLAINLMRSIARKASIFFFHLARTHSTTSMCRLCDLLLQLSNPHQPDLCMSQSDVAAMMGLHQTTVARLIRRLREEGIIGRFTKRELQVLDRERLRRLAQHGDLKA from the coding sequence TTGAGCTATCCCTTTCCACATGGTATTCTGAAACAAATACTGTGTGTTATTCAAAAAAATATAAGGATTGGCTATGTCGAAGGGGACCGAATCGCATACTTCCAGAAGTACGGAGATCTGCCTGGAAGGCATCATGCGCCTTGGGGAGAGGTGCTGCATCTGGCTGTACGCAGCAGCTATCCCAAAGGACACAAGACCCTCGGCAGTTGTTTGCAGGGCTTCTACTACATCGCTTCCGGGCGCGTACGCCTGAGCTATCTCAATGAAGACGGGGAGGAATACGGCAAGCTTATCCTGGGGGAGGGCTGCCTGTTCAACGAGACTCCGGCATTAGCCGGAACCTCTTGGTATACAGTCTTTTTTTGCTGCCTCGATGCTGCGGAGATCTGGCGTTTCGACGCCTCATTACTGGAAGATGAGGCATTCCTTGCCAGCCATCCGCATCTGGCCATCAACCTCATGCGCTCCATCGCCAGAAAGGCCAGCATCTTCTTTTTTCATCTGGCGCGCACACACAGCACCACATCCATGTGCCGCCTTTGTGATCTGCTCCTGCAACTGAGCAATCCGCATCAGCCTGATTTGTGCATGAGCCAGAGCGATGTGGCTGCCATGATGGGCCTGCATCAGACCACAGTGGCCCGGTTGATCCGCCGTTTGCGAGAAGAAGGGATCATCGGCAGATTCACTAAGCGGGAACTACAGGTGCTGGACAGGGAGCGCTTGCGCAGACTAGCCCAGCACGGAGACCTCAAAGCATAG
- a CDS encoding sulfite exporter TauE/SafE family protein, producing MKKSAMGIVLSVLCIALYAGIAAAAETSPLANAIAKQLETAPQSIDMQAAPGYLGIPGGPQTNMLLAFGWALWVGWIFSTVGAFGGVMAGVGHMSVHGLGAYAKSFGQTPLNKSITDSVRASNQMLAGLSAALSTFSYYRLKRIVLPLGIALGLGSIVGAFMAVKLTAGKLNFSSYQGYFGLFVLLLGCYLMWETSPAGQRSKAKAKEAAKAFEASVKNKNPGEVVETGVRLRSFSLGRCVFTFCGVEFSFNPVLPFVGGIVISSIAAFLGVGGGFLLVPFLTSITQLPMYLAAGTSALAVLVSMITGITTLLLHGVTVDWSLVGLELVGIAVGSLIGPYTSRFFSDIWLKRLFIVLALYVGTDYVLRGFFNYRIFG from the coding sequence ATGAAAAAAAGTGCAATGGGAATCGTTCTGAGCGTCCTGTGTATCGCTCTCTATGCCGGTATTGCCGCAGCGGCAGAAACGAGCCCGCTTGCCAATGCCATCGCCAAACAACTTGAAACGGCGCCGCAGTCCATCGACATGCAGGCGGCCCCCGGCTATCTGGGGATTCCCGGCGGGCCGCAGACCAACATGCTGCTGGCCTTCGGCTGGGCCCTGTGGGTGGGCTGGATCTTCTCCACGGTAGGAGCTTTTGGCGGCGTCATGGCCGGTGTGGGCCACATGAGTGTGCATGGCCTGGGCGCCTATGCCAAATCCTTTGGGCAGACGCCCCTCAACAAATCCATCACCGACTCTGTGCGGGCGTCCAACCAGATGCTGGCCGGGCTTTCCGCGGCCCTGAGCACCTTCAGCTACTATCGTCTGAAGCGTATCGTGCTGCCGCTGGGGATCGCTCTGGGTCTGGGGTCCATCGTGGGCGCTTTCATGGCAGTCAAGCTGACGGCCGGTAAACTGAATTTTTCCTCGTATCAGGGCTATTTTGGTCTCTTTGTCCTGCTGCTGGGCTGCTATCTGATGTGGGAGACCTCTCCCGCCGGGCAGCGTTCCAAGGCCAAGGCCAAAGAAGCTGCCAAAGCTTTCGAAGCGTCGGTGAAAAACAAGAATCCCGGTGAGGTCGTGGAGACCGGTGTCCGTCTGCGCAGCTTCAGTCTGGGACGCTGCGTCTTCACCTTCTGCGGCGTGGAGTTCTCCTTCAATCCTGTGCTGCCGTTCGTGGGCGGTATCGTCATCTCTTCCATTGCCGCCTTCCTGGGTGTGGGTGGCGGTTTCCTGCTGGTACCTTTCCTGACCAGCATCACCCAGCTGCCCATGTATCTGGCCGCAGGAACGTCCGCTCTGGCCGTGCTGGTGAGCATGATCACCGGTATCACGACCCTGCTGCTGCATGGCGTGACTGTGGACTGGTCCCTGGTGGGGCTGGAACTGGTGGGCATCGCCGTGGGCTCGCTTATCGGGCCTTACACGTCCCGCTTTTTCTCGGACATCTGGCTGAAGCGCCTTTTCATCGTCCTTGCCCTGTATGTGGGTACGGATTACGTCTTGCGCGGCTTCTTCAATTACCGTATTTTCGGGTAA
- a CDS encoding 4Fe-4S dicluster domain-containing protein: MSSSTCIVFDEKRCVNCKACEIHCRQWHGISLPLCRQLGGTPALKEGKVSLPMGFVTCVHCARPACLRACTHDAMWLDEENIVHIDADRCTGCGACVTACPYHVPHLDAVTGKACKCDLCHDRRKAGLEPVCVAGCLARALHVSNDEDMHRKMSRQTIRWIKDLAESLPE, translated from the coding sequence ATGAGCAGTTCCACCTGCATCGTTTTTGACGAAAAACGCTGTGTCAATTGCAAGGCCTGCGAGATCCACTGCCGTCAGTGGCACGGGATCTCCCTGCCCCTGTGCCGGCAGCTGGGCGGCACGCCCGCTCTGAAAGAGGGCAAGGTCAGCCTGCCCATGGGCTTCGTGACCTGTGTGCACTGTGCGCGGCCCGCCTGTCTTCGAGCCTGTACGCATGATGCCATGTGGCTGGATGAGGAAAACATCGTCCATATCGATGCCGACCGTTGTACGGGCTGCGGTGCCTGCGTGACGGCCTGTCCCTACCATGTGCCCCATCTGGATGCCGTTACCGGCAAGGCCTGCAAGTGTGATCTGTGCCATGACCGGCGCAAGGCCGGGCTGGAGCCCGTCTGTGTGGCCGGTTGCCTGGCCCGGGCCCTGCATGTGAGCAATGATGAGGACATGCATCGAAAGATGAGCCGTCAGACCATCCGCTGGATCAAGGATCTGGCAGAAAGCCTGCCGGAATAG
- a CDS encoding SLC13 family permease yields the protein MLRITHLKWLLSLLIPAGAYFAVQTAVQADPSLNPHLPMFFAITLWAITVWATDILPAVPSAAAMTFLYLLCNVAPAPVIFGAWGAFLPWICFGALILSEALEQTGLTRRLALQLMHLVGATFTRIVVSLMTVGMFMAFLLPDIMCRVIIFVAIAHGLVMALELDPKSRISSAIIMAGFCSATSPGYGFLTGTEMSLIAMDQIKSIISIPTWGEYALANLPFIILYCCFSIFMCVKIIPGKEHIPHEDHLKEVVAERLRDMGPMTTQEWKLLILMICAITGLLTSKWHGLNGYFLYALIAICCYLPWIGLASFENVRKLNVGFLVFIVACLGMGSVAVHLGAAKWFASLVVPLIDGLSPIWLVLSSYLSAVAVNFMLTPLAAVSALSLPWAEIAQHVNMNPLPMLYSFLYGLDQYIFPYEYALYMYIFSTGYITPKHMFKGLGLRILFVAVILMLLQVPYWKLIGLM from the coding sequence ATGCTTCGAATCACGCATCTCAAGTGGTTGCTCAGTCTGCTCATTCCTGCAGGCGCATATTTTGCCGTGCAGACTGCCGTGCAGGCAGACCCCTCGCTCAATCCGCATCTGCCCATGTTTTTTGCCATCACGCTCTGGGCCATCACGGTGTGGGCTACGGATATCCTGCCGGCCGTGCCATCTGCAGCTGCCATGACCTTTTTATATCTGCTGTGCAACGTGGCACCGGCGCCGGTGATTTTTGGCGCATGGGGAGCATTTTTGCCCTGGATCTGCTTTGGTGCGCTGATCCTTAGCGAGGCTCTGGAGCAAACCGGCCTGACACGCCGCCTGGCATTGCAGCTCATGCATCTTGTAGGCGCTACGTTTACCCGCATCGTGGTCTCTCTCATGACGGTAGGCATGTTCATGGCCTTCCTGCTGCCGGACATCATGTGCCGTGTGATCATTTTTGTAGCCATCGCCCATGGTCTGGTCATGGCCCTGGAGCTTGACCCCAAGTCGCGCATATCTTCAGCCATTATTATGGCAGGATTCTGTTCAGCCACCTCACCGGGCTATGGTTTCCTCACCGGTACGGAAATGTCGCTCATCGCCATGGATCAGATCAAAAGCATCATCTCTATCCCGACCTGGGGCGAATACGCCCTGGCCAACCTGCCCTTCATCATTCTGTACTGTTGTTTCTCCATCTTCATGTGCGTCAAAATTATTCCCGGCAAGGAACACATCCCCCATGAAGATCATCTCAAGGAAGTGGTTGCCGAACGTCTTCGGGACATGGGCCCCATGACGACACAGGAGTGGAAGCTCCTGATCCTCATGATCTGCGCCATCACCGGCCTGCTGACCAGCAAATGGCATGGTCTGAACGGCTATTTCCTCTATGCGCTCATCGCCATCTGCTGCTACCTGCCCTGGATCGGCCTTGCCAGCTTTGAAAACGTACGAAAGCTAAATGTGGGCTTCCTGGTCTTCATCGTGGCCTGCCTGGGCATGGGATCCGTTGCTGTCCATCTCGGCGCGGCCAAGTGGTTCGCCTCACTGGTGGTACCGCTCATCGACGGCCTGTCCCCGATCTGGCTGGTACTCAGCTCCTATCTCTCTGCTGTGGCAGTCAATTTCATGCTGACCCCGCTGGCCGCCGTCTCTGCCCTGTCCCTGCCCTGGGCCGAGATAGCGCAGCATGTGAACATGAATCCCCTGCCCATGCTCTACTCCTTCCTCTATGGACTGGATCAATACATCTTCCCCTACGAATACGCCCTGTACATGTATATCTTCAGTACTGGCTATATTACACCTAAGCATATGTTCAAGGGACTTGGACTGCGTATACTCTTTGTGGCCGTCATCCTCATGCTGCTGCAAGTCCCTTACTGGAAACTGATCGGCCTGATGTAA
- a CDS encoding sulfatase — protein MSKKQVKNIIFIMLDTLQHNYLGCYGNTKVKTPNLDRFARNGILFENAYSEGLPTVPVRRAIMTGRYTLPFGGWQPLSPDDTTISDILWGRNVQTALVYDTPPMRLPKYGYSRGFDYVKFCPGHELDHTVYKDVPPDPGMRPIDYTSHSMVYNEKGELIDDASSALLDEIDCFLRFRQSWRSEDDNYVSVVAREADRWLRDIRIKTRPFLLWVDSFDPHEPWDPPSVWEKKPCPYNPEWKGNPILLAPWTPVEGRITDEECEHVRALYAENIELVDRRIGMLLDSIRDQGLWDETMIIITSDHGQPMGKGEHGHGIMRKCRPWPYEELVHVPLLMHIPGMEGGKRIKSFVQNVDLAPTMLDALDLFGEGMDSGYGFPVFGTEDMQGQSLLPLIRGEVDKIRDFVIAGYYGMSWSIITEDYSYIHWILKDASHLDYTSTENPGKETMENEAMWSCTAGAKQEVPDSDELYDRRTDRFQLNNIINEQPEKATELLRMLKLHIGELKTM, from the coding sequence ATGAGCAAAAAACAAGTGAAGAATATCATCTTTATCATGCTGGACACACTGCAGCACAACTATCTGGGGTGCTACGGCAATACCAAGGTCAAGACTCCTAATCTCGACCGCTTTGCCCGCAACGGCATCCTTTTTGAGAATGCCTACAGCGAAGGTCTGCCCACAGTGCCTGTGCGCCGGGCCATCATGACCGGGCGCTACACCTTGCCTTTCGGCGGCTGGCAGCCCCTGTCCCCGGACGATACCACCATCAGTGACATCCTGTGGGGACGCAATGTCCAGACAGCCCTGGTCTATGATACTCCGCCCATGCGTCTGCCCAAGTACGGCTACTCGCGCGGCTTCGACTATGTGAAGTTCTGCCCCGGCCATGAGCTTGATCATACCGTCTATAAGGATGTGCCCCCCGATCCTGGTATGCGCCCCATCGACTACACCTCGCACAGCATGGTGTACAATGAAAAAGGTGAGCTCATCGACGATGCCAGTTCGGCCCTCCTCGATGAAATCGACTGTTTCCTGCGCTTCCGGCAGTCCTGGCGCTCCGAGGACGACAACTACGTGAGTGTGGTGGCCCGCGAAGCTGATCGCTGGCTGCGGGATATCCGCATCAAGACGCGCCCCTTCCTGCTCTGGGTCGACTCCTTCGATCCGCATGAACCCTGGGATCCTCCGTCAGTCTGGGAAAAAAAACCTTGCCCCTACAACCCCGAATGGAAGGGCAACCCCATCCTGCTGGCGCCCTGGACTCCAGTAGAAGGGCGCATCACTGATGAAGAATGCGAGCATGTACGCGCCCTGTATGCTGAAAATATCGAACTTGTAGACCGCCGCATCGGTATGCTGCTGGACTCCATCCGCGATCAGGGGTTGTGGGATGAGACCATGATCATCATCACTTCGGACCATGGTCAGCCCATGGGCAAGGGCGAACATGGCCACGGCATCATGCGCAAATGCCGTCCCTGGCCCTACGAAGAACTGGTGCATGTCCCCCTGCTCATGCACATCCCCGGTATGGAAGGCGGCAAGCGCATCAAGAGCTTTGTGCAGAACGTGGACCTTGCTCCCACCATGCTGGATGCCCTGGACCTGTTCGGTGAAGGCATGGACAGCGGTTACGGCTTTCCGGTCTTCGGCACCGAAGACATGCAGGGCCAGAGCCTGCTGCCCCTCATTCGCGGTGAAGTGGACAAAATCCGCGATTTTGTCATTGCCGGATACTACGGCATGTCTTGGTCTATCATCACGGAAGATTACAGTTATATCCACTGGATCCTCAAGGATGCCAGCCATCTGGATTACACCAGTACGGAAAATCCCGGCAAGGAGACCATGGAGAACGAAGCCATGTGGTCTTGCACGGCCGGCGCCAAACAGGAAGTGCCCGACAGTGACGAACTCTACGATCGCCGTACCGACCGCTTCCAGCTGAACAACATCATCAATGAACAGCCCGAAAAGGCTACTGAGCTGCTGCGTATGCTCAAACTGCATATCGGCGAACTCAAGACCATGTAG
- a CDS encoding molybdopterin-dependent oxidoreductase, whose amino-acid sequence MASSIVYSLCGMCNTRCPVEIHCENGVPRWICGNSHSASGAALCPRGAASLALYADDERPQGPLIRAGERGAGLWRSVSWDEALDYVAERLKTIMATYGPRSVLWSERPGPFSDMSKALMRGLGSPNYCTHDDACAHNVNQASYSLTGHGRGKWIYDFKNCRHIVVQGRNFLESLKVGELNQVLDALDKGCRLTCVDVRPTVTGLKAQQNLCIRPGTDLALNLAVLHVLIEEKLYDAAYVERYVQDFEALADFVRPYSPQWAESRCDIPADVIAELARSLAAAAPQVIWHGGWMSTRYPQSFMVCRTAYLIDALLGAFGSKGGLLLAAGPKDAGRKGLRSFTSLYAAPGEKRADGVGWAEPAFAPGTSLLHKAFRAVESGDPYPVKAYFTLKHDPLSAMPDPERQKAQLAGLELMVSLTFSWSDTAWFSDVVLPMPSFVERGSLLQVKSGSKPAFIMRSPAADVRFDTRPDWWILGQLARRLGLEDLACETLEDVWRFQLEGTGVSVEDFRHGSVSLADAPIDLGPRFATPSGKIEVLFGPWREAGLPSLMPWQDVPRPGKGQFRLIVGRNARHTHSHTQNNPLLYDSLPENRAWIAPERARELGVEDGDAVRMERADGKGGEIRVRVIPGMHPDAVFMLHGFGHRLPVESRARGKGLADQEFMHGGLDKEDAMVHGLALQEHFVTLRPVRNDHAREEN is encoded by the coding sequence ATGGCGTCATCCATCGTCTACTCCTTGTGCGGCATGTGCAATACACGCTGCCCTGTGGAGATCCATTGTGAGAACGGCGTGCCGCGCTGGATATGCGGCAACAGCCACAGTGCTTCCGGGGCGGCCCTGTGCCCCCGGGGCGCCGCGTCCCTGGCTCTGTATGCTGATGATGAACGTCCGCAGGGGCCGTTGATCCGTGCCGGAGAGCGCGGCGCAGGACTGTGGCGTTCCGTGAGTTGGGACGAGGCCCTGGATTATGTGGCGGAACGATTGAAAACGATCATGGCCACTTACGGGCCGCGCAGTGTGCTCTGGTCCGAGCGGCCCGGGCCATTCTCCGACATGAGCAAGGCCCTGATGCGCGGTCTGGGCTCGCCCAATTACTGCACTCATGATGACGCCTGTGCCCATAACGTCAACCAGGCCTCCTACTCCCTGACCGGTCACGGGCGCGGCAAATGGATCTATGATTTCAAGAACTGCCGCCATATCGTCGTGCAGGGCCGGAATTTTCTGGAATCTCTCAAGGTCGGGGAGCTCAATCAGGTGCTGGACGCGCTGGACAAGGGCTGTCGCCTGACCTGTGTGGACGTTCGTCCCACGGTGACGGGGCTCAAGGCACAGCAGAACCTCTGCATCCGTCCCGGCACGGATCTGGCTCTCAACCTGGCAGTGCTGCATGTCCTGATCGAAGAAAAACTCTACGATGCCGCGTATGTGGAGCGTTATGTCCAGGATTTCGAAGCGCTGGCGGACTTTGTGCGCCCCTATTCGCCGCAATGGGCCGAAAGCCGGTGCGACATCCCGGCAGATGTCATCGCAGAGCTGGCGCGTTCCCTGGCCGCTGCGGCGCCGCAGGTCATCTGGCATGGCGGCTGGATGAGCACACGCTATCCCCAGTCGTTCATGGTCTGCCGTACGGCCTACCTCATCGACGCGTTGCTGGGCGCTTTCGGCAGTAAGGGCGGCCTGCTGCTGGCGGCGGGTCCCAAGGATGCCGGCCGCAAGGGCCTGCGCTCCTTCACCTCGCTGTATGCCGCCCCCGGGGAAAAGCGGGCGGACGGCGTCGGCTGGGCCGAACCGGCCTTTGCTCCCGGCACCAGCCTGCTGCACAAGGCCTTCCGGGCCGTGGAAAGCGGGGATCCGTATCCCGTCAAGGCCTACTTCACCCTCAAGCACGACCCTCTGTCCGCCATGCCGGATCCTGAACGGCAGAAGGCCCAGCTGGCTGGTCTGGAGCTGATGGTCTCGCTGACCTTTTCCTGGTCGGATACGGCCTGGTTCAGCGATGTGGTGCTGCCCATGCCGTCCTTTGTGGAGCGGGGATCCCTGCTCCAGGTCAAGAGCGGCAGCAAGCCTGCCTTCATCATGCGCAGCCCGGCTGCGGATGTCCGTTTCGATACCCGGCCGGACTGGTGGATCCTGGGACAGCTGGCCCGCCGTCTGGGGCTGGAGGACCTGGCCTGCGAGACGCTGGAAGATGTCTGGCGCTTCCAGCTGGAAGGGACTGGTGTCTCCGTGGAGGATTTCCGGCACGGTTCCGTCTCTCTCGCAGATGCCCCCATCGATCTGGGCCCCCGTTTCGCGACGCCTTCCGGCAAGATAGAAGTCCTTTTCGGTCCCTGGCGGGAAGCCGGTCTGCCTTCGCTCATGCCCTGGCAGGATGTGCCCCGGCCGGGAAAGGGGCAGTTCCGCCTGATCGTGGGACGCAATGCACGCCACACCCATTCGCACACCCAGAACAATCCCTTGCTGTACGACAGCCTGCCGGAAAACCGTGCCTGGATCGCCCCTGAACGGGCCCGCGAGCTGGGCGTGGAGGATGGAGATGCTGTCCGTATGGAAAGAGCTGACGGCAAGGGTGGCGAGATCCGGGTGCGTGTCATCCCCGGCATGCATCCCGATGCCGTGTTCATGCTGCATGGTTTCGGGCATCGCCTGCCGGTGGAGAGCAGGGCCCGCGGCAAGGGACTGGCAGACCAGGAGTTCATGCATGGCGGACTGGACAAGGAAGATGCCATGGTCCACGGCCTTGCCCTGCAGGAGCACTTTGTGACCCTGCGCCCCGTCCGCAATGATCATGCCCGGGAGGAAAATTGA